Genomic DNA from Macadamia integrifolia cultivar HAES 741 chromosome 6, SCU_Mint_v3, whole genome shotgun sequence:
tgaaaaagaacccacttgaatcttgctaatcctacttgggtaatcgaatctaaggtctaatggaaggtgtgtacaatgattttgaaggatttggaaggagtattggtgaagatctagagttttgagagttcttgagctaaagaagtgaaatttgggatttcattggtgttcttgagaaaggggtaagaatttccatttttctattgatttgatcttagatctaggttgaggatacatgattgCATCAGCCACCGgatcgaccccaaacaagttccctaagccgGAGGGAAGATGGGAAGGTGATGGCAAATATTTCGTTTCATGACTTGGGGGTGTCCCAGATCCATCTGTCTTTTTAGAAAATACCCAGAATGAGTCCAACTTTTAGATTGTTTGAATTTTGTGTTCAAACCTGATTTTCatgattctaaacctgattttagtgttcaaataTGATTGTGACccgaaaaaaatgaaatgataaaccattatgtttatgataggttacactcattatacgCGTACCCACACATTAGATCTCTTACGTACCGGGTGCAGGCACTATGTacttatacaagtaagtggggagtggactttgatttaattttagaatgtTTATGCATCagttaacatgtgttagtcttgccatgtcatcatgtcacttgtgtgtagactagacatcatgTATGCCATATCATGCATttaatgtgcatttacataatatgctatgctcTGTGTTATGtttgaatattcattatgtcttgatgtatgtgatagaggaatctcatttggacatgatatgcatgctagattagatgccatagtcggcttgaaaataagtgcatggtggctcgtggaatgagACGCGGTGCcatcgtgtaatcgtactatacTTATATAGAGGTATACGGTTAGGATTGATATACCCCtttatgctacgacccttcccaacaggggtttatgtgttgggttaccattggggggaagcattggGTTACGTTGTTGAACTCTTGCAGaggttagaagtacgcacggCTGATCGCTAGGATAGTtagcaaccccggtggtatattcagagtgccgattgtactgcttttattttagatggagtcacccatttactttctgtcatttaaattttccAGGAGTcagcttgcattttaaattttggtacaaatggtgggccttctcctacaaccctatgggcatatcgctgGATGGGGTCCACGGCTCGTACCTAGGGCTtacgcgtactgtggttgtgagtagcacatagcctatgacctagtaatgttgtttaggtgataggattaaaatgaattgcatacatataggtgcatttgtattgtgactgcctatgtggtcttcctttccacttactgggttagtgagctcatcccacatgcagaACTCTTTTagtgattttgcaggttacctGCCTGAAGATTAAGAGCCGGgtcccactgtggagtttttcTTTGATGATTAGTGGGTCCTTATGGAGTTTGAACACGGTACTGATTACACGTgtgaggattgtgctgcatggcaGTAGGGACTccagagtgattcttttttattcttttaatgtaCTAacttttttatgacttgatgcttaaattgttatatgcaggactttgatgttatactaggcatggattggttatcagcacATCAAGCAAGCGTGATGTGTGCCAAGAAACAGATCAAGGTGATCgatgatgaagggaaggaaCTGATATACCAAGCGGATATAATAAAGCAGGCTAAAAGGGTCCTCATCTCCACTCTGCAAGCGATGAAGTTGTTGGAAAATGGGTGTCAGGGGTACCTAACATCTATGATTGATTTATATGTAGaggtcacacctctagaggaagtGGAGGCAGTTAAGGAGTTTCCatatgtctttccagatgatctaactcaACTACCATCTGACAGGGAGCTGGAATTTGCTGTAGATTTGATTCCTGGAGCTGCCCCATTGTCCAAGGCTCCATACAGAATGGAACCAACAGAATTAAAGGAATTGTAAATACAGTTGCAAGATctattgaagaagggattcatataCCCAAGTGTATTaccttggggtgctccagtgttgtttattaagaaaaaaaagatgggaGCTTACGTATATGCATTGATTACTgagaattgaacaagttaaccatcaagaatcggtatccattgccacgcatagatgatctgtttgatcagctacagggtgctaaggtattttcaaagattgacctcagattCGGGTATTATCAGCTTATGATAAAgaatagtgatataccaaagatagcctttagaactcggtacggtcattatgagttcttagtattgtcttttgggttgaccaatgcaccaacaactttcatggatttgatgaaccgagtgttTCAAGATGTTCTCGATaagtgggtcattgttttcattgatgatatcttaatctactcgaagtcagaagaagaccatgcaaaacacttgaggatggtactacaaAGACTAAGAGAGCAATAGTTGTATGagaaattcagcaagtgtgaattttatCTCAAATAGGTTGTATTCCTAAGACACGTGGTGTCTGAAAATGGAATAGAAATGAATCCGGATAAGGTGAAAGCCGTAGTAGACTGGGAGATACCCAAGAGtgtaatagaaattagaagtttattgggtttggcaggttactatagaTGCTACATCGAGAACTTTTCTCAGATTTCAAcgccaatgactaagttgactaggaagggtataaagtttgattggtcaaaggagtgtgaagatAGTTTTCAAGAGCTGAAGAAGTGGGTAGTGTCAGCACCAATGCTGCCTATtcttgaaggcataggtgggatgacagtctatactaaTGCTTCCAAAATTAGATTAGGTTGTGTACTTATGCAACGTGGCAAgataatagcatatgcatctagacagttgaaggactatgagaatAACTACCCTACAcatgacttggagctagcagcggtcatttttgccttaaagatttggtGTCACTACTTGTATGGGGAAAGGTGTGAGATAttcagtgaccacaaaagtctaaagtactttttcactcaaaaagacttgaatatgagacaaaggagatggcttaaGCTTATGAaagactatgattgtgatattcagtatcacccagggaaggctaatgtagtggcaaatGCATTAAGCCAGAAAGCTCAACTGTATCACTTGCCTATCTAGCTGTTAGTCCAGagctcgtacaagaggcgatgttaatggatgaaatcccaTTGTATAAAGGAGCGACCTTGGAACTAGAGCACTAGTTAGATGATGTCCTACAGTTGACCATGTccttggcagctctacaggtacactcttccatcagggaagaaatcataatgaaacagcctttggatcctgagttaaaacaaatgaaagaggagattcaagagcaaacaatgaatgacactagctttacattagccaaTGATGGGCACTATTGTTTTGgggcagattgtgtgtgcccTGTGATGAGGTGATataagacaaaatagtaaaagaagcacacagttctaagtactctcttcaccctgaaagtaccaagatgtacaaagacctaaagcaacactactgatggccagcaatgaagtccacaatagttTTGTATGTGTCGAATTGCCTTGCATGTCAGAAAATCAAAGCTAAACGACACcgaccttttggcactcttcaaccactcccaataCCCAAGTAGAAGTGGGATaatattacaatggacttcgtcaccggactaccacgtGCACCCaaaggaatggatgcaatttgggtggtagttgacaggTTTACTAAGATAGCTCACTTCATTCCAATCAGGACCAATTACACCATGGATAAGCTGGCATAGCTTTATATGGATAATGTTGTACGCTTATATGGTGTACTAATGAGCATTGTATTAGACAGAGACCCGAGGTTTACCTCCAGATTCTGGAAGAGCTTCCAgcaagccttgggatcacaattgaacctGAGTATGGCTTTCCATCCACAAACAGACGGACAGTCCGAGAGGacaatacagatattagaagacatgctccgaGCTTATGAGTATATACCTCTAATGGAGTTTGCTTACAACAACAGCTActaagctacaattgggatagctccatatgaagcattatatggtagaaagtgcagaactcctctatactgggatgaagtaggtgaacgtcgaatgcttGGACCGGAGATGATTTTGATGACATGAGATAAAGTCAATGTCATTAGAGAAGGAATTAAAGTAGCctagtcacgtcaaaagagctatgcagatagccgtaggaaggaaatggaattccaagagggagagaaggtgttcctcaaaatatctcctagTAAAGGTCTGTGCAAATTCCACAAGAGAGGCAAGTTAAGTCTAAGATATATTaggccatttgagattttgaagcgagTTGGGGtagtagcatacatgttggcattaccaccttcTCTCAGCAgcgttcataatgtattccatgtatccatgttgaagcggtACGTATATGATCCATCCCACATGCTACCTATGGAACCGGaatacttagaagctgatatgacatatgaagaacatcCGGATGAGTTCTTAGACTGGAAGGTGAAAACTCTCTGCAATCGCTTTATTGGTTTTGTGAAGATTTAGTGGATCAACCACCCGATtgaagaggcatcttgggagaaagaggataatGCACAAGccttgtatcctcatcttttcaaaCAACCAAGTA
This window encodes:
- the LOC122080685 gene encoding uncharacterized protein LOC122080685 isoform X1, translated to MINHYVYDRLHSLYAYPHIRSLTYRVQALCTYTMILQVTCLKIKSRVPLWSFSLMISGSLWSLNTDFDVILGMDWLSAHQASVMCAKKQIKVIDDEGKELIYQADIIKQAKRVLISTLQAMKLLENGCQGYLTSMIDLYVEVTPLEEVEAVKEFPYVFPDDLTQLPSDRELEFAVDLIPGAAPLSKAPYRMEPTELKEL
- the LOC122080685 gene encoding uncharacterized protein LOC122080685 isoform X2; the protein is MFMIGYTHYTRTHTLDLLRTGCRHYVLIQVTCLKIKSRVPLWSFSLMISGSLWSLNTDFDVILGMDWLSAHQASVMCAKKQIKVIDDEGKELIYQADIIKQAKRVLISTLQAMKLLENGCQGYLTSMIDLYVEVTPLEEVEAVKEFPYVFPDDLTQLPSDRELEFAVDLIPGAAPLSKAPYRMEPTELKEL